The Anabaena sp. PCC 7108 region AGCAAGCGTTGTAATTGTGTGGGTACTAAAGATATAAAATAATCTGCATAATTAAGATTAGATTTTTGACAAAATTTAACTTCTTTAAATGTGCTAATAACTAAGTTACCGCCAGTGATAAAACTTCGCATAAATTGCATTAACCCACTAACATGATATAATGGTAATACACAAAAAGAATTAACTGTTTCTATTTGAAAATATTCTGTAAATCCTTGTACAGATGCCGTTAATGTTTCCCAAGTGTGAATTGCAAATTTAATCTTTCCCGATGAACCACCAGTAGGAATCATAATAGAATCGGTAATTGGTAATTGGTAATTGGTATTTGGTGATTGTACAAAATTATTATCCACTCCCCAAACTATATCTGGTTGGACTAAATTAAAAACTTGTTGCCATTCATCTTTTCCCCAGTCGGGATTACAGAGAAAAATTGGACATTTGGCAGCACAAGCGGCGATAAAGCTGGCTAAAAATCGCACTGGTTCCCGTTCAGCTAAAATAATTTTTGGTGCTGTTTTCTTCGATAATTGAGTTAATTCTAAATATAATTCATTTGCTATTTGCTGAAGTTCTTGGCTATCATCACCAATTAGCCAATGATGATTTTTGATTTTCTGTAAATAGTCTAGAGGTTTTTCCATAGACTTTGAGGAAAGGTTGAATCTGGTTGTGTAAAAAAGTGGTTAATACCAAAACCAACAGCACGATTATTTAGAGATAATTCTGCTGCTAATTGCAGTGCGGCTTCTCTAGCAATTGGGGTTTCAAATACAGATGAAAATACTGTATCAATATTATGTTGTTGGCAAAATTTTCTCAACCGAGATGGTGAACCAGCTATTCCCGGTTTAATCACAAAAATTCCTCGCCAACCTTGTTGATAATAGTGTTCGAGTTGTTGTAAAGTGGCGACAGATTCATCTAAAGCAATGGCTGTAGAATATGAATTACTCAATTCTAATACTTCTGCAAATTGATTCACAGCTAAAGGTTGTTCGATAAATTCTATTTTTGGTTGGAAATTATCGCAAGTTTGTAGCCATAATTTTGCTGATTTGTAGTTGAGTCCACCATTAGCATCTAAACGTAGTTTTGCCGAATCGGGTAAGTTTTGAATTAGTAAATTAAAGATTTCTAATTCTTGGGCAATATTATCTACCCCAATCTTCCATTTAAATGTTTTATATCCCTGTTCCCATAAACTTTGCCATTGATTTAAAGCGGCTTCTCCTGCTGATAATAAACCACTATAGGTGAGATTTTGAAGAGTGATAAATTCTGATGTTTCACCTAATCTTGATAAGGCTGATTCAAAAGCAAATTGACAAGCTGGTAAGTGATCTGGAATCGCCAAAATTATTTCTGATGTAATTTCTATTGGTAGTTGGTGACAAAAATCTAAAGCTTGTTCAATAGTTTCAGAACCAAACCAACTTATAGGGGAAATTTCTCCCCAACTAACTTTACCCTTAACATCAATTAGGCGAATAATTATGCTTTCGCGGATTTCCCAAATTCCATGATTTGTCACTACAGGACGAGTGAATTTGTGATTAATTGCACGCCAGGAAAATTGATAATTCATTACCCCAGCATAAATCCTACACCCAACAGCAAACAACTCCAGAAATGCACAGCGACAGCGATGAATTTACAGTTACTGACTTTGTCTGGTTGGTTGTGATTTTCTAAAACGTGGCGACATAATTTGAATGCAAAGGGTAAACTTACCCAACTTAACAGCGTCCAAACTGGAAAAATTCCTAATAAAACGAATAATAGATTAAAAGGATAGATACTAGCAGTGAACCAGACTAAGACTTTAGCACCTGTTTGAGTACCTAAGCGAACAATAGGAGATCGCTTTCCAGCCGCTATGTCATCTTTAACTTGGTGGAAGTGTGAGCAAAATAGAACTAAACTAGTAACAATGCCAACAATCACCGAAGCTGCTAAATTAGTGATTGACCAAGTTTGAGTTTGACTGTAGTATGCTGCTGACGTTCCCAAGGGGCCAAAGGCGAAAAAGCAGAGAATTTCCCCCAAACCCTGATATCCTAGACGAAAGGGAGGTCCCTGGTACATATAGCCCAAGCCGCAGCATAGCAGAATGATACCAATTACAGTTGGGTTTTGTTGTAGAAGTGCGATCGCTATTATCCCTAGCAAACCCGAACCTAAACATAAATTTCCTAGCCAAAACATTAACTGCTTGTTACCAGTCAAATTTACAAGGGAGTGATGTTTATTTTTATCAATACCTGTTTCTGCATCAAAAACATCATTACTGATATTTTCCCAAGCCAGAATTAAAATTGCCGCAGCAATAAATATTGAAAATATTGTCGGATTAAGAATCTTTGTTTCCGCAAATGCTACTGCTGAACCTACCCATATAGGCATAATAGCAACACTGTACATCGGCGGTTTGATTGCCGCCAGCCATAATTTATTCTTGGGTATAGAAATCTGATTTTGAGTCATCAGCTGTGATGAGTTAAATTGCTATAAATTTACTGCTCAGTTTAGATTTTATAAT contains the following coding sequences:
- a CDS encoding o-succinylbenzoate synthase — its product is MNYQFSWRAINHKFTRPVVTNHGIWEIRESIIIRLIDVKGKVSWGEISPISWFGSETIEQALDFCHQLPIEITSEIILAIPDHLPACQFAFESALSRLGETSEFITLQNLTYSGLLSAGEAALNQWQSLWEQGYKTFKWKIGVDNIAQELEIFNLLIQNLPDSAKLRLDANGGLNYKSAKLWLQTCDNFQPKIEFIEQPLAVNQFAEVLELSNSYSTAIALDESVATLQQLEHYYQQGWRGIFVIKPGIAGSPSRLRKFCQQHNIDTVFSSVFETPIAREAALQLAAELSLNNRAVGFGINHFFTQPDSTFPQSLWKNL
- the menA gene encoding 2-carboxy-1,4-naphthoquinone phytyltransferase, which produces MTQNQISIPKNKLWLAAIKPPMYSVAIMPIWVGSAVAFAETKILNPTIFSIFIAAAILILAWENISNDVFDAETGIDKNKHHSLVNLTGNKQLMFWLGNLCLGSGLLGIIAIALLQQNPTVIGIILLCCGLGYMYQGPPFRLGYQGLGEILCFFAFGPLGTSAAYYSQTQTWSITNLAASVIVGIVTSLVLFCSHFHQVKDDIAAGKRSPIVRLGTQTGAKVLVWFTASIYPFNLLFVLLGIFPVWTLLSWVSLPFAFKLCRHVLENHNQPDKVSNCKFIAVAVHFWSCLLLGVGFMLG